In Microbacterium laevaniformans, a single window of DNA contains:
- the ctaE gene encoding aa3-type cytochrome oxidase subunit III produces MGSVTTTPATYSQALRSVKRPDPVAVGTIVWLGSEVMFFAGLFAIYFTLRNASPDLWAASTGDLNVPFAAVNTGILVLSSFTAQAGVFAAERFQPYRRGSIWQFRQWGMVEWFFLTFVMGAVFVSGQVWEYATLVAEGMPISASSYASAFYITTGFHALHVTGGLLAFLLVIGRAYAVKNFGRKEMTSAIVVSYYWHFVDVVWIVLFFVIYVVK; encoded by the coding sequence ATGGGGAGCGTGACGACCACTCCAGCGACCTATTCCCAAGCCTTGCGTTCCGTCAAGCGGCCGGATCCGGTCGCCGTCGGCACCATCGTGTGGCTCGGCAGCGAGGTCATGTTCTTCGCGGGTCTCTTCGCGATCTACTTCACGCTGCGCAACGCCTCCCCTGACCTGTGGGCCGCCAGCACCGGGGACCTCAACGTGCCGTTCGCGGCCGTGAACACCGGCATCCTGGTGCTCTCCTCGTTCACCGCCCAGGCCGGTGTGTTCGCCGCCGAGCGCTTCCAGCCGTATCGTCGCGGCTCCATCTGGCAGTTCCGCCAGTGGGGAATGGTGGAGTGGTTCTTCCTCACGTTCGTGATGGGCGCCGTCTTCGTCTCCGGCCAGGTGTGGGAGTACGCGACGCTCGTCGCAGAGGGCATGCCGATCAGCGCGAGCTCGTACGCGTCGGCCTTCTACATCACCACCGGTTTCCACGCGCTGCACGTGACGGGCGGCCTCCTGGCCTTCCTTCTCGTCATCGGCCGCGCCTACGCCGTCAAGAACTTCGGACGCAAGGAGATGACGTCCGCGATCGTCGTCTCGTACTACTGGCACTTCGTCGACGTGGTGTGGATCGTCCTGTTCTTCGTCATCTACGTCGTCAAGTAA
- a CDS encoding cation diffusion facilitator family transporter, whose translation MAPSRSSRRAALPAPDGAAGDAESLLTVLVALGANLLIAVAKTVAAVLTGAASMLAEAAHSWADTGNEIFLFVATRRSARPRDARHPTGYGREAYVWSLFAAFGLFAVGAGVSIMHGVQELFAPEPAGLFGVSYAVLGVAFVLEGVSFLQALRQSRRRARESAKDVLEYVMDTSDPTLRAVFFEDAAALIGLVIAFLGILLHQLTGSAAPDAIGSILVGVLLAVVAIVLIRQNRRFLVGVAVEPRVRAAALQRLLEQAEIAQITYLHIEYVGPGRVFVVAAVDLVGDVPEHAVAAQLNAVEDRLAESPRVAWAVLTLSRPGAPALDPADPADPLRG comes from the coding sequence ATGGCGCCCTCCCGATCGTCCCGCCGCGCGGCGCTCCCTGCGCCGGACGGCGCAGCCGGCGATGCGGAGTCGCTGCTGACGGTTCTCGTCGCGCTCGGAGCGAACCTCCTCATCGCCGTCGCGAAGACCGTCGCGGCGGTGCTCACCGGTGCGGCGAGCATGCTCGCCGAGGCCGCGCACTCGTGGGCGGACACCGGCAACGAGATCTTCCTCTTCGTCGCGACCCGCCGGTCGGCGCGTCCGCGCGATGCGCGGCATCCCACCGGGTACGGACGGGAAGCGTACGTGTGGTCGCTCTTCGCGGCGTTCGGTCTGTTCGCCGTCGGCGCCGGCGTCTCGATCATGCACGGGGTGCAGGAGCTGTTCGCGCCTGAGCCGGCCGGTCTGTTCGGCGTCTCCTACGCCGTCCTGGGTGTCGCGTTCGTCTTGGAGGGCGTTTCGTTCCTCCAGGCGCTGCGCCAGTCGCGTCGTCGCGCACGGGAGAGCGCGAAGGACGTGCTCGAGTACGTCATGGACACGTCCGACCCCACGCTGCGTGCGGTCTTCTTCGAGGATGCCGCGGCGTTGATCGGTCTGGTGATCGCCTTCCTCGGCATCCTGCTGCATCAGCTCACCGGATCTGCGGCCCCGGACGCGATCGGATCGATTCTGGTCGGCGTGCTCTTGGCCGTCGTCGCGATCGTGCTGATCCGCCAGAACCGCCGCTTCCTGGTGGGCGTCGCGGTCGAGCCGCGCGTGCGGGCCGCCGCGCTGCAGCGTCTGCTGGAACAGGCGGAGATCGCGCAGATCACCTACCTGCACATCGAATACGTCGGCCCCGGACGGGTGTTCGTCGTCGCCGCGGTCGACCTCGTGGGCGACGTCCCCGAGCATGCGGTCGCCGCCCAGCTGAATGCCGTCGAGGATCGTCTGGCCGAGAGCCCGCGCGTCGCCTGGGCGGTGCTCACGCTGTCTCGACCGGGGGCTCCGGCGTTGGATCCGGCGGACCCCGCCGACCCGCTGCGCGGCTAG
- the qcrC gene encoding cytochrome bc1 complex diheme cytochrome c subunit, which produces MATKTTRQKTGRRSKWAAAALIGIGLLVTGGVYAGASAAMAATEPASASSTTLTVEDGKKLFQANCATCHGLNMEGTADGPSLYGVGELAVEFQMSTGRMPLQMQGPQAPQKPVQFTEDQIRAIAAWAQSVAPGPTYPDARILDGKGDVANGAELFRVNCAMCHNVAAAGGALTEGKYAPALTKTSPLHIYAAMVTGPQNMPVFNNMTITPDEKRDIISSLMYLQENESAGGFNLGSLGPVSEGLFIWIFGIGALIGITVWITAKSN; this is translated from the coding sequence ATGGCAACCAAGACCACCCGGCAGAAGACCGGTCGTCGCAGCAAGTGGGCTGCCGCCGCGCTCATCGGCATCGGCCTTCTCGTCACCGGCGGCGTCTACGCCGGCGCGTCGGCGGCAATGGCCGCGACGGAGCCCGCGTCCGCGTCGTCCACCACGCTCACCGTCGAAGACGGCAAGAAGCTCTTCCAGGCCAACTGCGCCACGTGCCACGGCCTCAACATGGAGGGCACCGCTGACGGGCCCTCGCTCTACGGGGTCGGAGAGCTGGCCGTCGAGTTCCAGATGTCGACGGGACGCATGCCGCTGCAGATGCAGGGGCCGCAGGCACCTCAGAAGCCGGTGCAGTTCACCGAGGACCAGATCCGTGCGATCGCGGCCTGGGCACAGTCGGTCGCGCCCGGCCCGACCTACCCGGATGCGCGCATCCTCGACGGCAAGGGCGATGTCGCCAACGGCGCCGAGCTCTTCCGCGTCAACTGCGCCATGTGCCACAACGTCGCCGCCGCCGGTGGTGCACTCACCGAGGGCAAGTACGCCCCGGCACTGACCAAGACCAGCCCCCTGCACATCTACGCGGCGATGGTCACCGGCCCGCAGAACATGCCGGTCTTCAACAACATGACCATCACTCCGGACGAGAAGCGCGACATCATCTCGTCGCTGATGTACCTGCAGGAGAACGAGTCCGCCGGCGGTTTCAACCTCGGCTCGCTCGGCCCGGTCTCGGAGGGTCTGTTCATCTGGATCTTCGGCATCGGCGCGCTCATCGGCATCACCGTGTGGATCACGGCGAAGTCGAACTGA
- a CDS encoding aromatic ring-opening dioxygenase LigA has product MSENIATADTLEPPQKKVGFVKIAGVLGILGGIALIVVGLVVWLTVSSQLRAENITVPDDAMAFQGQTVQGPFTAYVQADIIQHHALKASGGKTYAELDREDPVRATMMNASFLRASLFTSVVSFGVAAFAMGVGILSILFGAALTRLASVPVVVRRSAVIRS; this is encoded by the coding sequence ATGTCAGAGAACATCGCCACCGCCGACACCCTTGAACCCCCGCAGAAGAAGGTCGGCTTCGTCAAGATCGCCGGCGTTCTCGGCATCCTCGGCGGCATCGCGCTCATCGTGGTGGGTCTTGTCGTCTGGCTCACGGTGTCCAGCCAGCTGCGCGCGGAGAACATCACGGTGCCCGACGATGCGATGGCCTTCCAGGGGCAGACCGTCCAGGGCCCGTTCACCGCCTACGTGCAAGCCGACATCATCCAGCACCACGCGCTGAAGGCGTCGGGCGGTAAGACCTATGCCGAACTCGACAGGGAGGATCCGGTGCGCGCGACCATGATGAACGCGTCGTTCCTGCGCGCCTCGCTGTTCACCTCCGTCGTCTCGTTCGGTGTCGCCGCCTTCGCGATGGGGGTGGGGATCCTGTCCATCCTCTTCGGTGCGGCCCTCACTCGGCTGGCCTCGGTGCCTGTCGTCGTGCGGCGGTCTGCCGTGATTCGGTCCTGA
- a CDS encoding sensor histidine kinase: MASTPSPTGPADGRIRGQLRDRAAASNQLVLCAVVGVLFFIGIATASLTDGGLFGIAVLLVVLGGVAGLAVPWSRLPPYAVIVLPVVDIVAIALMRIAEPNAAFGLLWVFPAMWLSVIGRAGFAISVVGIPVVYWCILWTGASPAGTYAVVLLPVVIVAVSVACYSSSRRFRAQRTLLDRQAVRVSAAHREALRQEQLVSEVLDTVDFGVIRLSAAGEVVLENDALLRFGRIPGFLPGGAGDSAVTDEKLVPLDPQQHPLVRLQRQESFDDAVLWFALPDGRRRAFAFAGRPLTDHNGAPAGAVLIARDVTAERDAQRVRDDLVASVSHELRTPLTSILGYLELVLDGGGLSDAARRHVETAHRNSERLLGIVTDILSASSRSGSSIDTRLHPRVVDMTEIVRAAAAGLEPVAEGRFVDLRVEESGAAEAYADPARIRQVIDNLMANAVKFNRDGGRVTASTSTDGVHTTVRVADTGIGMAPDAAARVFERFFRAVPSVPGNGLGLTITRDLVAAHGGSIAVESTAGEGSVFTVVLPATREVFDRETSTGLPPGSAELTDKDGA; this comes from the coding sequence ATGGCGAGCACCCCGAGCCCCACCGGCCCCGCAGACGGCCGCATCCGCGGCCAACTGCGCGACCGCGCCGCGGCGAGCAATCAGCTCGTGCTGTGCGCCGTCGTCGGCGTGCTGTTCTTCATCGGCATCGCCACGGCGTCCCTCACCGATGGCGGTCTCTTCGGGATCGCGGTGCTGCTCGTCGTCCTCGGAGGAGTGGCCGGCCTTGCCGTACCCTGGTCGCGCTTGCCGCCGTACGCCGTGATCGTCCTTCCGGTCGTCGATATCGTCGCCATCGCGCTCATGCGCATCGCCGAACCGAACGCTGCTTTCGGGTTGCTGTGGGTGTTTCCGGCGATGTGGCTGTCGGTGATCGGCCGCGCCGGCTTCGCGATCTCGGTGGTCGGCATCCCCGTCGTGTATTGGTGCATCCTGTGGACCGGGGCATCGCCGGCGGGCACGTACGCGGTGGTCCTGCTTCCGGTCGTCATCGTCGCGGTCAGTGTCGCCTGCTACTCGTCTTCGCGCCGCTTCCGTGCGCAGCGAACGCTGTTGGACCGTCAAGCGGTGCGCGTGTCGGCGGCGCACCGCGAGGCGCTGCGTCAGGAGCAGCTGGTCAGCGAAGTCCTCGACACGGTCGACTTCGGAGTCATCCGCCTTTCCGCGGCGGGCGAGGTCGTGCTCGAGAACGATGCGCTCCTCCGCTTCGGCCGCATACCCGGATTCCTTCCTGGCGGCGCCGGCGACTCCGCCGTCACCGACGAGAAGCTGGTGCCTCTCGACCCTCAGCAGCACCCTCTCGTGCGTCTGCAGCGTCAGGAGTCGTTCGACGATGCCGTCCTGTGGTTTGCACTGCCCGACGGTCGCCGACGCGCGTTCGCCTTCGCCGGGCGCCCCCTCACGGATCACAACGGCGCCCCGGCTGGAGCGGTGCTGATCGCGCGCGACGTGACCGCGGAGCGGGACGCCCAGCGGGTGCGTGACGACTTGGTTGCATCGGTCTCGCACGAGCTTCGCACCCCGCTGACGTCCATCCTCGGGTATCTCGAGCTGGTCCTCGACGGCGGCGGACTCTCGGATGCCGCGCGCAGGCACGTCGAGACCGCGCACCGCAACAGCGAGCGGCTGCTCGGCATCGTCACCGACATCCTGTCGGCGTCGTCGCGGTCGGGGTCGTCGATCGATACGCGCCTGCACCCTCGCGTCGTCGACATGACCGAGATCGTGCGCGCTGCAGCGGCGGGGCTCGAGCCGGTCGCAGAGGGGCGCTTCGTCGACCTTCGCGTGGAGGAGTCGGGCGCGGCCGAGGCGTACGCCGATCCGGCCCGCATCCGACAGGTGATCGACAATCTGATGGCGAATGCGGTGAAGTTCAATCGCGACGGTGGCCGGGTGACGGCATCCACCTCGACGGACGGCGTTCATACGACGGTTCGGGTCGCCGACACCGGTATCGGCATGGCCCCCGATGCGGCCGCGAGAGTGTTCGAGCGGTTCTTCCGCGCCGTGCCGTCCGTGCCGGGCAACGGTTTGGGTCTGACGATCACACGTGATCTGGTCGCCGCTCACGGCGGATCCATCGCCGTCGAATCGACCGCGGGGGAGGGCAGCGTCTTCACCGTGGTCCTGCCGGCGACCCGCGAGGTCTTCGACCGGGAGACGTCCACCGGACTCCCGCCCGGATCGGCCGAGCTCACCGACAAGGACGGGGCATGA
- a CDS encoding 5'-3' exonuclease has protein sequence MADRLMLLDTASLYFRAFYGVPDTVTAPDGTSVNAARGLLDMIAKLVSTYEPTHVIACWDDDWRPQWRVDLIPTYKTHRVAEVVADDTDIEEVPDPLTAQIPVIRDELAVLGIPVVGRADHEADDVIASYATQHAGAVDVVTGDRDLFQLVDDARSVRVIYTGRGMSKLEVLDEAAVIEKYGVRASQYSDFAVLRGDASDGLPGVAGIGEKTAAALLASHGDLAGIIAEAARGGLAAGVRAKIVAAIDYLAVAPRVVEVVRTLDLPALGAPLRSPDPDAAARLDAEWNLGAPLARAIAAITARA, from the coding sequence GTGGCCGATCGCCTGATGCTCCTCGACACCGCGTCCCTCTACTTCCGTGCGTTCTACGGCGTGCCGGACACGGTCACAGCGCCCGACGGCACCTCGGTCAATGCAGCACGCGGACTGCTCGACATGATCGCCAAGCTCGTGTCGACCTACGAGCCGACCCACGTGATCGCCTGTTGGGACGACGACTGGCGTCCGCAGTGGCGGGTCGATCTCATCCCCACGTACAAGACCCACCGCGTCGCCGAGGTCGTCGCCGACGACACCGACATCGAAGAGGTCCCCGATCCGCTTACGGCCCAGATCCCTGTCATCCGTGACGAGTTGGCAGTTCTCGGCATCCCCGTGGTCGGTAGGGCCGATCACGAAGCCGACGATGTCATCGCCAGCTACGCGACTCAGCACGCCGGTGCCGTCGATGTCGTGACGGGCGACCGCGACCTGTTCCAACTCGTCGACGACGCCCGGTCGGTGCGCGTGATCTACACCGGACGCGGCATGAGCAAGCTCGAAGTCCTCGACGAAGCTGCCGTCATCGAGAAGTACGGAGTGCGGGCCAGCCAATACTCGGACTTCGCCGTCCTGCGCGGTGACGCCTCGGACGGGCTGCCCGGCGTCGCCGGTATCGGCGAGAAGACGGCTGCGGCCCTGCTCGCCAGTCACGGCGACCTCGCCGGCATCATCGCCGAGGCAGCCCGCGGGGGCCTCGCGGCGGGCGTTCGGGCGAAGATCGTCGCCGCAATCGACTACCTCGCCGTCGCCCCGCGGGTCGTCGAGGTCGTCCGCACGCTCGACCTTCCCGCCCTCGGCGCACCGCTGCGTTCCCCCGACCCCGACGCGGCCGCCCGGCTGGATGCCGAGTGGAACCTCGGTGCACCGCTTGCCCGGGCGATCGCCGCGATCACCGCCCGCGCCTGA
- a CDS encoding YchJ family protein, with translation MSFGAASPPRGRRPPAASPCPCGGGAFAACCGPVLDGLAAATAEKLMRSRFTAFALGDASHLLASWHPATRPDRLELDDDLCWERLDIDETHGGVDDVRATVTFRASWWQRGTGACGVLTERSRFRRLDGRWLYVDGVVDPA, from the coding sequence ATGTCCTTCGGCGCCGCCTCCCCACCACGAGGTCGCCGTCCTCCTGCGGCATCGCCGTGCCCGTGCGGCGGCGGCGCGTTCGCCGCATGCTGCGGCCCTGTTCTCGACGGTCTCGCGGCCGCGACGGCGGAGAAGCTCATGCGCTCACGGTTCACGGCGTTCGCGCTGGGCGACGCCTCTCATCTTCTGGCGTCGTGGCACCCGGCCACCCGCCCCGATCGACTGGAGCTCGACGACGACCTGTGCTGGGAGCGCCTCGATATCGATGAGACCCACGGAGGGGTGGACGACGTCCGCGCCACGGTCACCTTCCGGGCGTCGTGGTGGCAGCGCGGCACCGGCGCGTGCGGAGTGCTCACCGAGCGCAGTCGCTTCCGCCGTCTCGACGGTCGCTGGCTGTACGTCGACGGCGTCGTCGACCCCGCGTAG
- the rpsA gene encoding 30S ribosomal protein S1, which yields MTTATTAPATKQVAINDIGSAEDFLAAVEKTLKFFNDGDLIEGTVVKIDRDEVLLDVGYKTEGVIPSRELSIKHDVDPNEVVKVGDEVEALVLQKEDKEGRLILSKKRAQYERAWGDVEKIKENDGVVTGSVIEVVKGGLIVDIGLRGFLPASLIELRRVRDLTPYLGQEIEAKILELDKNRNNVVLSRRALLEQTQSESRTTFLNNLHKGQVRKGVVSSIVNFGAFVDLGGVDGLVHVSELSWKHIEHASEVVEVGQEVTVEILEVDLDRERVSLSLKATQEDPWQVFARTHAIGQVAPGKVTKLVPFGAFVRVADGIEGLVHISELSGKHVELAEQVVSVGEEVFVKIIDIDLERRRISLSLKQANESVDPNGTEFDPALYGMATEYDENGEYKYPEGFDPESGAWLEGFDAQREKWEQEYAAAQARWEAHKLAVAKTLEAEAAAPIETGGSSFSSDSSNGGGTLADDEALAALREKLSGR from the coding sequence ATGACTACCGCAACGACCGCCCCGGCCACCAAGCAGGTCGCCATCAACGACATCGGATCTGCTGAGGACTTCCTGGCCGCGGTCGAGAAGACCCTCAAGTTCTTCAACGACGGCGACCTCATCGAAGGCACCGTCGTGAAGATCGACCGCGACGAGGTCCTCCTCGACGTCGGGTACAAGACCGAGGGTGTCATCCCCTCGCGCGAGCTTTCCATCAAGCACGACGTCGACCCCAACGAGGTCGTCAAGGTCGGCGACGAGGTCGAAGCCCTCGTTCTCCAGAAGGAGGACAAGGAAGGCCGCCTCATCCTCTCCAAGAAGCGCGCGCAGTACGAGCGCGCCTGGGGTGACGTCGAGAAGATCAAGGAGAACGACGGTGTCGTCACCGGTTCCGTGATCGAGGTCGTCAAGGGTGGTCTCATCGTCGACATCGGCCTGCGCGGCTTCCTGCCCGCGTCGCTCATCGAGCTGCGTCGCGTCCGCGACCTGACGCCCTACCTCGGCCAGGAGATCGAGGCGAAGATCCTCGAGCTCGACAAGAACCGCAACAACGTCGTGCTCTCGCGCCGCGCCCTGCTCGAGCAGACGCAGTCCGAGTCGCGCACCACGTTCCTCAACAACCTGCACAAGGGTCAGGTCCGCAAGGGTGTCGTCTCGTCGATCGTCAACTTCGGTGCGTTCGTCGACCTCGGCGGCGTCGACGGTCTCGTCCACGTGTCGGAGCTGTCCTGGAAGCACATCGAGCACGCCTCCGAGGTCGTCGAGGTGGGCCAGGAGGTCACCGTCGAGATCCTCGAGGTCGACCTCGACCGCGAGCGCGTCTCCCTGTCGCTGAAGGCGACGCAGGAGGACCCGTGGCAGGTCTTCGCCCGCACGCACGCGATCGGTCAGGTCGCACCGGGCAAGGTCACCAAGCTCGTCCCCTTCGGTGCGTTCGTTCGCGTCGCGGACGGCATCGAGGGCCTCGTGCACATCTCGGAGCTCTCCGGCAAGCACGTCGAGCTCGCCGAGCAGGTCGTGTCGGTCGGCGAAGAGGTCTTCGTCAAGATCATCGACATCGACCTCGAGCGTCGTCGCATCTCGCTCTCGCTCAAGCAGGCGAACGAGTCGGTCGACCCCAACGGCACCGAGTTCGACCCGGCGCTGTACGGCATGGCGACCGAGTACGACGAGAACGGCGAGTACAAGTACCCCGAGGGCTTCGACCCCGAGTCGGGTGCCTGGCTCGAGGGCTTCGACGCCCAGCGCGAGAAGTGGGAGCAGGAGTACGCCGCTGCCCAGGCTCGCTGGGAGGCGCACAAGCTCGCCGTCGCCAAGACGCTCGAGGCCGAGGCTGCCGCTCCGATCGAGACCGGCGGATCGTCGTTCTCGTCCGACTCCTCGAACGGCGGCGGAACGCTGGCCGACGACGAGGCTCTCGCGGCTCTGCGCGAGAAGCTGTCGGGCCGCTGA
- a CDS encoding PHP domain-containing protein has translation MNPIDALREIATLLERERASRYRSAAFRRAAAAIEDLSDDELRDDASLRRRAGIGDSSFRVIHEALAGEVPAYLAELRDRFAPARSTLRAMLRGDLHCHSNWSDGTTSIGEMVDAGRALGHEYLALTDHSPRLRVANGLSAQRLRAQLDEVPSFCDDRFTLLSGIEVDILDDGRLDQERMLLARLDVVVASVHSKLRMESSAMTRRLVAAVSSGQAHVLGHVTGRLVRGERGTRPASTFDARAVFAACAAHDVAVEINARPEREDPPSGLIALALAEGCLFSLDSDAHAPGQLGLIDEGAARAERTGVPPERIITTWPLDRLRAWLAR, from the coding sequence ATGAATCCGATCGACGCGCTGCGGGAGATCGCGACGCTGCTCGAGCGCGAGCGGGCGTCGCGATACCGCTCTGCCGCCTTCCGCAGGGCGGCGGCAGCGATCGAGGATCTCTCGGACGACGAGCTGCGTGATGACGCGAGCCTCCGCAGGCGCGCGGGCATCGGGGACTCGTCGTTCCGAGTGATCCACGAGGCGCTGGCCGGCGAGGTGCCCGCCTACCTCGCGGAGCTGCGTGACCGATTCGCCCCTGCACGTTCGACGCTGCGAGCGATGCTGCGTGGCGACTTGCACTGTCACTCGAACTGGTCGGACGGCACGACCTCGATCGGCGAGATGGTCGACGCGGGGCGCGCCCTCGGTCACGAATACCTCGCGCTGACGGATCACTCGCCGCGTCTGCGCGTGGCCAACGGTCTGAGCGCGCAACGACTGCGTGCGCAGCTCGACGAAGTACCGTCGTTCTGCGACGATCGCTTCACGCTGCTCAGCGGCATCGAGGTGGACATCCTCGACGACGGGCGTCTCGATCAGGAGCGGATGCTGCTGGCGCGGCTGGACGTGGTCGTCGCCTCGGTGCACTCGAAGCTGCGGATGGAATCCTCGGCGATGACCCGCCGTCTGGTGGCGGCGGTCTCTTCGGGCCAGGCGCACGTCCTCGGCCACGTGACGGGCCGGCTCGTGCGGGGCGAGCGGGGCACCCGGCCGGCTTCCACCTTCGATGCGCGCGCCGTGTTCGCGGCCTGCGCGGCTCATGACGTCGCCGTCGAGATCAACGCACGACCCGAGCGTGAGGATCCGCCGTCGGGGCTCATCGCTCTCGCGCTGGCGGAGGGGTGCCTCTTCTCCCTCGACTCCGATGCGCACGCGCCCGGCCAACTCGGTCTGATCGATGAGGGGGCCGCTCGTGCGGAGCGAACCGGCGTCCCGCCGGAGCGGATCATCACCACGTGGCCGCTGGACCGCTTGCGCGCGTGGCTCGCGCGCTGA
- the trpD gene encoding anthranilate phosphoribosyltransferase — translation MAELYSWPEILTAVLERRDLSVSESTWAMRQVMQGTATPSQLGGFLLALRAKGETVDEIVGFRDAILEAALPLPVSADVLDIVGTGGDRFGTVNISTMSAIVAAATGIPVVKHGNRAASSASGSSDVLGALGIDLALSPERVAEVLTEAGITFAFASAFHPGFRHAGPTRAELGVPTVFNFLGPLCNPARAEANAVGVAALDRVPLITGVFQTRGATALVFRGDDGLDELTTTGHSRVWEISRGDIHEHDLDPRDLGIPLADIDDLLGGDAQHNAEVVRRVLDGEKGAVRDIVLLNAAAGIVSYDLFRDATQVQLPIVERLADARDRAAAAIDDGSARGVLDRWVEATTRAVD, via the coding sequence ATGGCGGAGCTCTATTCCTGGCCCGAAATCCTCACTGCCGTGCTCGAGCGGCGCGACCTCAGCGTGTCGGAGTCGACGTGGGCCATGCGGCAGGTGATGCAGGGCACGGCGACCCCGTCGCAGCTCGGCGGATTCCTGCTCGCCCTGCGTGCGAAGGGGGAGACGGTCGACGAGATCGTGGGCTTCCGTGACGCGATCCTCGAGGCGGCGTTGCCCCTGCCCGTATCGGCCGACGTGCTCGACATCGTCGGCACCGGGGGAGACCGATTCGGCACCGTCAACATCTCGACCATGTCGGCGATCGTGGCCGCTGCGACCGGTATCCCGGTGGTCAAACACGGCAACCGGGCTGCCAGTTCGGCTTCGGGCTCCTCCGATGTGCTCGGCGCGCTCGGCATCGACCTCGCTCTGTCGCCGGAGCGGGTCGCCGAGGTCCTGACCGAGGCCGGCATCACGTTCGCGTTCGCGTCCGCCTTCCATCCCGGCTTCCGTCACGCCGGACCGACGCGAGCGGAACTGGGCGTGCCCACCGTCTTCAACTTCCTCGGACCGCTCTGCAACCCCGCTCGCGCCGAGGCCAATGCCGTCGGGGTCGCCGCTCTCGATCGCGTCCCTCTGATCACCGGCGTCTTCCAGACGCGCGGAGCCACGGCGTTGGTCTTCCGCGGGGACGACGGTCTGGACGAACTCACGACCACCGGTCACAGCCGTGTGTGGGAGATCAGTCGGGGGGACATCCACGAGCACGACCTCGATCCGCGAGACCTCGGCATCCCGTTGGCGGATATCGACGACCTGCTCGGCGGCGATGCGCAGCACAACGCCGAGGTCGTGCGACGGGTGCTCGACGGCGAAAAGGGCGCCGTACGCGACATCGTCCTGCTCAACGCGGCCGCGGGGATCGTCTCGTATGACCTGTTCCGCGATGCCACGCAGGTGCAGCTGCCGATCGTCGAGCGTCTCGCCGACGCTCGCGACAGGGCAGCGGCGGCGATCGACGACGGCTCGGCTCGCGGTGTCCTCGACCGTTGGGTCGAGGCAACGACTCGCGCTGTGGACTGA